In Thermocrinis sp., the following proteins share a genomic window:
- the gatA gene encoding Asp-tRNA(Asn)/Glu-tRNA(Gln) amidotransferase subunit GatA has protein sequence MLWKKSAYELLSLMKRKEVKPVEVLDAFYSRYLETEDKVKAYITAFYEEAREQAKALEDKNPEDYPLYGIPIAVKDNINVEGYPTTCASKILENYISPYDATVVEKLKLAGALIVGKTNMDEFAMGSSTEYSAFFPTKNPWDLERVPGGSSGGSAVAVAVQSVPLSLGSDTGGSIRQPASFCGVIGLKPTYGRVSRYGLVAFASSLDQIGPFGRWAKDVALIMEVISGFDPKDSTSTKVEVPKFSQDIEKVPEKLRVGVPKEFFEFEVEEGVKDCFDVFLKFLESQGFELEEVSLPHSKYAIPTYYIIAPSEASSNLARYDGVRFGYRAKAKDINQMYAETRDYGFGPEVKRRILLGTFALSTGYYDAYYLKAMKVRALIKRDFEEAFKKVDVIACPTSPTTAFKFGERTSDPIKMYLADIFTVSVNLAGLPAVSIPIGKSNGLPVGGQLIGKAFDESTLLKVAYLWEQHYKHYEETPL, from the coding sequence ATGCTTTGGAAGAAATCCGCTTACGAGCTTCTATCTTTGATGAAAAGAAAAGAAGTAAAACCTGTAGAAGTGCTGGACGCTTTTTACAGCAGGTATTTGGAAACAGAGGATAAGGTTAAAGCATACATAACCGCTTTTTACGAAGAGGCAAGAGAACAAGCAAAGGCTTTAGAAGACAAAAATCCAGAAGATTATCCCCTTTACGGCATACCGATAGCCGTAAAGGACAACATAAACGTGGAAGGATACCCCACCACGTGCGCATCAAAGATACTTGAAAACTACATATCACCTTATGATGCCACAGTTGTAGAAAAACTTAAGCTTGCGGGTGCTTTGATCGTTGGGAAGACCAACATGGATGAGTTTGCCATGGGTTCATCTACGGAATACTCTGCCTTTTTTCCCACAAAAAATCCTTGGGACTTAGAGAGGGTGCCAGGGGGTTCTTCAGGTGGCTCTGCGGTGGCGGTTGCAGTTCAATCGGTGCCCCTCTCCCTTGGTTCAGACACGGGAGGGTCCATAAGACAGCCTGCAAGTTTTTGCGGCGTTATTGGACTAAAGCCAACCTACGGAAGAGTTTCCCGCTACGGGCTTGTGGCCTTTGCCTCCTCCCTTGATCAGATAGGACCCTTTGGAAGGTGGGCAAAGGACGTAGCACTGATTATGGAGGTTATAAGCGGTTTTGACCCGAAGGATTCCACCAGTACAAAGGTGGAAGTGCCAAAATTCAGTCAAGATATAGAGAAAGTCCCAGAAAAGCTAAGGGTAGGCGTTCCAAAGGAGTTCTTTGAATTTGAGGTGGAAGAGGGAGTCAAAGATTGTTTTGACGTATTTTTGAAGTTTCTGGAATCTCAAGGGTTTGAATTGGAAGAAGTTTCCCTCCCCCACAGCAAGTACGCCATACCCACATACTACATAATCGCACCTTCGGAGGCAAGTTCCAACTTGGCAAGGTATGACGGCGTGCGATTTGGATACAGGGCAAAAGCCAAGGACATAAACCAGATGTATGCAGAAACCAGAGATTACGGCTTTGGTCCAGAGGTAAAAAGAAGGATACTTTTGGGAACCTTTGCACTATCTACCGGATACTACGACGCCTATTACCTAAAAGCAATGAAGGTGAGAGCTCTAATAAAGAGGGACTTTGAGGAAGCTTTCAAAAAGGTTGATGTTATAGCTTGTCCCACCTCACCTACCACCGCCTTTAAGTTTGGGGAGAGAACTTCAGACCCAATAAAGATGTATTTGGCAGACATATTCACGGTTAGCGTAAATTTAGCAGGACTGCCAGCTGTATCCATTCCCATAGGCAAGTCCAACGGACTGCCCGTAGGGGGACAGCTCATAGGAAAGGCCTTTGACGAGAGCACGCTTTTAAAGGTCGCATACCTCTGGGAACAACACTACAAACACTATGAAGAAACACCTCTATGA
- a CDS encoding tRNA (adenosine(37)-N6)-threonylcarbamoyltransferase complex dimerization subunit type 1 TsaB, protein MKILSLDTSFSFLNLSVLEDGKLTLIYYEDSNKKSLELLPAVLRKLGLEPKDFDAFCVSIGVGYLTSLRVGITFIKTLAYINQKPIYAYENLDLMLRYTSIPPPKAAFLKVSRNLFYRVSNGSSLSPVKVWKGEPLEGSIVALKSHSVDFANYQLDFFSFSAYGALTAYERFLSGDGGDDVFKLEPYYTNPL, encoded by the coding sequence ATGAAAATCCTTTCCTTAGATACCTCCTTTTCTTTCCTGAACCTTTCAGTGTTAGAAGATGGAAAGCTAACCTTAATTTATTACGAGGACAGCAACAAAAAGTCCTTAGAGCTTTTGCCCGCTGTACTTAGAAAATTGGGCTTAGAACCAAAGGATTTTGATGCCTTTTGTGTATCCATCGGAGTGGGTTATCTAACATCCCTTAGAGTGGGAATAACCTTCATAAAAACCTTAGCATACATAAACCAAAAACCCATATACGCATACGAAAACTTAGATCTAATGCTTAGATATACTTCAATTCCTCCACCAAAGGCTGCTTTTCTGAAGGTAAGCAGGAACCTGTTTTATAGAGTAAGTAATGGAAGTTCTTTAAGCCCAGTAAAAGTTTGGAAGGGAGAGCCTTTGGAAGGAAGTATTGTAGCTTTAAAGTCCCACTCTGTAGATTTTGCCAACTACCAGCTTGATTTTTTTTCTTTTTCAGCCTACGGAGCTCTTACGGCATACGAAAGGTTTTTGTCCGGCGATGGAGGGGATGATGTTTTTAAGTTAGAGCCGTATTATACTAATCCCCTATGA
- the fabD gene encoding ACP S-malonyltransferase — MRKIAYVFPGQGSQYVGMGYDFYREFPTARDVFHSAEKALRYDLPSIVFKGPEEELNKTINTQPAILTTSIAIYKVMVELGFPKPDVVAGHSLGEYSALVVAGGVELFEAVRLAHIRAKLMQEGVPEGKGAMAAILKLSPEKVEEVCRQASEYGVVEPANYNSPEQTVISGEKSAVEKAMEIAKHMGGKAIPLKVSVPSHCSLMKGPADAFRLKLAQTPIKNLSIPLVQNYTAREHTMAHEVRENLYRQLFSPVRWYQSVQYMVEKLGVGVFVEIGPKNVLSKLIQQTVSGVLVFNIEKVEDLEKVRKAL; from the coding sequence ATGAGAAAAATAGCTTATGTATTTCCTGGACAGGGTTCTCAGTACGTTGGAATGGGCTACGATTTTTACAGAGAATTTCCAACTGCAAGGGACGTTTTTCACTCTGCAGAAAAAGCACTCAGATACGACCTTCCCAGTATAGTATTCAAAGGTCCCGAGGAGGAGTTAAACAAAACTATAAACACTCAGCCAGCCATTCTGACAACTTCCATAGCTATTTATAAAGTAATGGTAGAGCTTGGCTTTCCAAAACCAGACGTGGTGGCTGGACACTCTTTGGGAGAATACTCTGCCCTTGTGGTTGCGGGGGGAGTTGAGCTATTTGAAGCGGTAAGGCTGGCTCACATAAGGGCAAAGCTCATGCAGGAGGGCGTTCCAGAAGGAAAGGGTGCCATGGCGGCAATACTCAAACTCTCCCCAGAAAAAGTAGAAGAAGTTTGCAGACAAGCCAGCGAGTATGGAGTGGTAGAACCAGCCAATTACAACTCTCCAGAGCAGACGGTTATATCTGGAGAAAAATCCGCAGTAGAAAAAGCTATGGAAATAGCCAAGCATATGGGAGGCAAAGCTATCCCTCTAAAGGTTTCTGTCCCATCCCACTGTTCTTTGATGAAAGGACCGGCAGATGCCTTCAGACTAAAACTTGCCCAAACTCCCATAAAAAACCTTTCCATTCCCTTAGTGCAAAACTACACCGCAAGAGAGCACACGATGGCTCACGAAGTTAGAGAAAATCTATACCGCCAGCTGTTTTCACCTGTAAGGTGGTATCAAAGCGTGCAGTACATGGTAGAAAAGCTTGGAGTGGGTGTGTTTGTAGAAATAGGTCCAAAGAACGTGCTTTCTAAACTAATCCAGCAAACAGTTAGTGGTGTTTTAGTTTTCAACATAGAAAAGGTGGAAGATTTAGAAAAGGTCAGAAAAGCCTTATGA